In Bacillus sp. NP247, one DNA window encodes the following:
- a CDS encoding L-lactate permease, which produces MSTWTQIYDPLNNIWLSALIAALPIFCFIICLVGFKMKGYIAGLYSVIVAIILAIFVYKMPATMAVASAGFGVLSGFYPICTIVIAAIFLYKLTVKTEQFNVIRDSISSITNDQRLQVLLIAYSFGAFLEGAAGFGVPVAITAALLVGMGFNPLKAAGICLVANIAGGAMGAMGIPVTVPAQLTQIDALTVGRQTVLILPFISIVLPFLLVSMVDGIKGIKETWQGILVSGVSFAITQFLVTYFLGAELTNIFAAVVSMVSLALFLRVWQPKSSAKEEKQEEKESHTFNQILYAWSPFVFLTAFVTIFNLKPIKALFAPDGPLANLVFNIQFPGLHNAVMKTAPITKADTPFAAIFKLDVFSSTTTAIVLAIIVSLIVYRVNGKMIKELMIETIKELKVPVYTICSVIALAYVENYSGMSSTLGLAFSSTGNAFPVLSPILGWIGVFITGSVVSSGSLFAPLQAVTADQLNLVPSTLVSLNVVGGTIAKMVSPQSVAVACAAVGLVGQESALFKTVMKYSLIFLAIISLLQLNSVFNIF; this is translated from the coding sequence ATGAGTACTTGGACACAAATTTATGACCCGTTAAACAACATTTGGTTATCTGCACTAATCGCTGCACTCCCAATTTTTTGCTTCATTATTTGTTTAGTGGGATTCAAAATGAAAGGTTATATCGCTGGTCTCTATAGTGTAATTGTAGCTATTATTCTTGCAATATTTGTTTATAAAATGCCAGCAACTATGGCCGTAGCATCTGCCGGATTTGGTGTTTTATCTGGATTTTATCCAATTTGTACTATTGTTATCGCAGCTATTTTCCTTTATAAATTAACTGTTAAAACAGAACAATTCAATGTCATTCGTGATAGTATTTCAAGCATTACAAATGATCAACGTTTACAAGTATTATTAATTGCTTATTCTTTCGGTGCTTTCTTAGAAGGCGCAGCTGGTTTCGGTGTTCCAGTTGCTATTACAGCAGCATTACTTGTAGGTATGGGCTTTAATCCATTAAAAGCAGCAGGTATTTGCTTAGTAGCTAATATCGCTGGTGGTGCTATGGGTGCTATGGGTATTCCAGTTACAGTACCTGCACAATTAACTCAAATTGATGCATTAACTGTTGGTCGTCAAACTGTTCTTATTTTACCATTCATTAGCATTGTTTTACCTTTCTTACTTGTTTCAATGGTCGATGGAATTAAAGGTATTAAAGAAACTTGGCAAGGTATTCTTGTAAGTGGTGTTTCTTTCGCAATTACTCAATTCCTTGTAACTTATTTCTTAGGTGCAGAACTTACTAATATTTTCGCAGCCGTTGTAAGTATGGTCTCTCTTGCATTATTCTTACGTGTGTGGCAACCAAAATCTTCTGCTAAAGAAGAAAAACAAGAAGAAAAAGAATCTCATACATTCAATCAAATTTTATATGCTTGGTCTCCATTCGTATTCTTAACTGCATTTGTAACAATCTTTAATTTAAAACCAATTAAAGCTTTATTTGCTCCGGATGGTCCATTGGCAAACTTAGTATTTAACATTCAATTCCCTGGTCTTCATAATGCGGTTATGAAAACTGCACCAATTACAAAGGCTGATACACCTTTCGCAGCTATTTTCAAACTAGATGTATTCTCTTCTACAACTACTGCGATTGTATTAGCAATTATCGTTTCACTTATCGTCTACCGCGTAAACGGCAAAATGATTAAAGAATTAATGATCGAAACAATAAAAGAATTAAAAGTTCCAGTATATACAATTTGTAGCGTTATCGCTTTAGCTTACGTAGAGAACTACTCTGGTATGTCATCTACACTTGGACTTGCATTCTCTTCTACAGGAAATGCATTCCCAGTTCTTTCTCCAATTTTAGGATGGATTGGCGTATTCATTACAGGTTCAGTCGTATCAAGTGGTTCATTATTCGCACCACTTCAAGCAGTAACTGCCGATCAGTTAAACCTCGTTCCATCTACTCTCGTTTCATTAAACGTAGTTGGTGGTACAATCGCAAAAATGGTTTCACCACAATCTGTAGCAGTTGCTTGTGCAGCAGTTGGACTAGTTGGTCAAGAATCTGCCTTATTTAAAACAGTGATGAAATATAGTTTAATCTTCTTAGCTATTATTAGCTTACTTCAACTTAACTCTGTATTTAATATCTTTTAA
- a CDS encoding helix-turn-helix transcriptional regulator, protein MNQNQFDCRISEEDVQMLRALAHPLRLRLVMELMQRGTCNVTQLQEVLEIPQSTVSQHLTKLKQNKVVRFERRGLEVYYQIHNDKVSEVVKTLFS, encoded by the coding sequence ATGAACCAAAATCAATTTGACTGTCGTATTTCAGAAGAAGACGTGCAGATGTTAAGAGCATTAGCTCATCCACTTCGTCTACGTTTAGTAATGGAACTAATGCAGCGTGGAACATGTAATGTAACACAATTACAAGAGGTATTAGAAATTCCGCAATCAACTGTTTCGCAGCATTTAACGAAATTAAAACAAAATAAAGTAGTACGCTTTGAGAGACGCGGGTTAGAAGTGTATTATCAAATTCATAACGATAAAGTAAGTGAAGTAGTAAAAACATTATTTTCTTAA
- a CDS encoding acid-soluble spore protein H, whose amino-acid sequence MDVKRVKQILSSSSRIDVTYEGVPVWIESCDEQKGSAQVYDVSTPGESVHVDVTALEEK is encoded by the coding sequence ATGGATGTAAAACGTGTGAAACAGATATTATCTTCTTCAAGTAGAATTGATGTTACATATGAGGGAGTCCCCGTATGGATTGAGAGCTGTGATGAGCAGAAGGGGAGTGCTCAAGTGTATGATGTATCGACTCCTGGTGAAAGCGTTCATGTGGACGTGACAGCTTTAGAGGAGAAGTAA
- a CDS encoding peptide MFS transporter: protein MDTALKLDKAGEQQSPKKHPPGLYLLFLTEMWERFSYYGMRGLLVLYLTTAAVSGGLGFDKAVAVQLYGTFTAAVYFMPIIGGWLTDHYITRRHAITLGGIIMAIGNFVLFSMNTKTGLFLGLILLVIGNGFFKPNISTLLGELYGENDSRRDSAFTIFYMGINVGAFFAPLICGFLAEDFFKTSANGVIVMGYKYGFLAACIGMIIGQIVFNLLAPRYLGKAGTTVVGKRSKNQPVVEKKPLTKQEKNRTWAIVILTCFVVFFWAGFEQAGSSLTLYTNKFVDRTIFGWEVPTSWFQSVNPAFIVLLAPFVSMLWLKLSKTKRGDLKVPTKMAFGMILLGIGYLVLTLAVLKTGSSEADITVKANLLFIVITYLFHTIGELFLSPIGLSMVSAIAPVKLASLLMGVWLAGTGMANWLAGKLASFTQSLGYLEVFASIGIIVIILGFVLLLFSKKVASMME from the coding sequence ATGGATACAGCTTTAAAATTAGACAAAGCTGGAGAACAACAATCACCAAAAAAACATCCACCAGGATTATATTTGTTGTTCTTAACAGAAATGTGGGAAAGATTTAGTTATTATGGAATGCGCGGCCTTTTAGTTCTTTATTTAACAACTGCTGCTGTTAGTGGCGGGTTAGGATTTGATAAGGCAGTCGCAGTGCAATTATATGGGACTTTTACAGCGGCAGTATATTTCATGCCAATTATAGGCGGATGGCTAACGGATCATTATATTACAAGACGTCATGCCATTACTCTCGGCGGAATTATTATGGCAATCGGCAACTTTGTACTATTCTCAATGAATACAAAAACAGGACTATTCCTTGGATTAATACTATTAGTTATTGGTAATGGATTCTTCAAACCAAATATTTCTACACTGTTAGGTGAATTATATGGTGAAAATGATTCACGTCGTGACAGTGCATTTACTATCTTCTATATGGGTATTAACGTAGGTGCTTTCTTTGCTCCACTTATTTGTGGATTTTTAGCAGAAGATTTCTTTAAAACAAGCGCTAATGGCGTTATTGTTATGGGATATAAATACGGATTCTTAGCAGCTTGTATCGGTATGATTATTGGACAAATTGTTTTCAACTTATTAGCTCCTCGTTACCTTGGTAAAGCAGGAACAACAGTTGTCGGTAAAAGATCAAAAAATCAGCCTGTAGTCGAAAAGAAACCTTTAACAAAACAAGAGAAAAATCGTACTTGGGCAATTGTAATTTTAACTTGTTTCGTAGTATTCTTCTGGGCAGGATTTGAACAAGCTGGTAGTTCTCTAACACTTTATACAAATAAATTTGTTGATCGTACAATTTTCGGTTGGGAAGTGCCAACATCTTGGTTCCAATCCGTTAACCCAGCATTCATCGTACTACTTGCACCATTTGTATCTATGCTATGGTTAAAACTTTCTAAAACAAAACGCGGTGATTTAAAAGTGCCAACAAAAATGGCATTTGGTATGATTTTACTAGGTATAGGTTATCTTGTTTTAACATTAGCAGTTCTAAAAACTGGAAGTAGTGAAGCAGATATAACTGTAAAAGCGAATTTATTATTCATCGTTATCACTTATCTCTTCCATACAATTGGTGAGCTATTCTTATCACCAATCGGTCTATCAATGGTAAGTGCAATCGCTCCTGTAAAATTAGCATCATTACTAATGGGGGTATGGTTAGCTGGTACGGGTATGGCTAACTGGTTAGCAGGTAAACTTGCTTCCTTTACACAATCATTAGGATACCTTGAAGTATTTGCAAGTATCGGTATTATCGTTATCATCTTAGGCTTTGTACTTCTTCTCTTCTCTAAGAAAGTTGCAAGTATGATGGAATAA
- a CDS encoding ABC transporter substrate-binding protein has translation MNFMQKKSFTVFVFLLTFSLLLSACGKSNNKEEATKEDNKKEMITVEHAMGKTEVPANPKRVVILTNEGTEALLELGVKPVGAVKSWTGDPWYPHIKDKMKDVKVVGDEGQVNVETIASLKPDLIIGNKMRHEKVYEQLKAIAPTVFSETLRGEWKDNFKFYAKALNKEKEGQKVLADYESRMKDLKGKLGDKVNQEISMVRFMPGDVRIYHGDTFSGVILKELGFKRPGDQNKDDFAERNISKERISAMDGDVLFYFTFDKGNEKKGSELEKEYINDPLFKNLNAVKNGKAYKVDDVIWNTAGGVMAANLLLDDIEKRFVK, from the coding sequence ATGAATTTCATGCAAAAGAAATCGTTTACCGTATTTGTATTTCTATTAACTTTTTCACTGCTTTTAAGCGCTTGTGGAAAGTCAAATAACAAAGAAGAAGCAACAAAAGAAGATAATAAAAAAGAAATGATTACGGTTGAACACGCAATGGGTAAAACAGAAGTTCCTGCTAATCCAAAACGTGTCGTTATTTTAACGAATGAAGGAACTGAAGCTTTACTTGAATTAGGTGTGAAACCAGTTGGTGCTGTAAAGTCTTGGACTGGTGATCCGTGGTATCCACATATTAAGGACAAAATGAAAGATGTAAAAGTTGTTGGCGACGAAGGACAAGTTAACGTTGAAACAATTGCTTCTTTAAAACCAGATTTAATTATCGGTAACAAAATGCGTCACGAAAAAGTATATGAGCAACTAAAAGCAATCGCACCTACTGTGTTCTCTGAAACATTACGCGGTGAATGGAAAGATAACTTCAAATTTTATGCGAAAGCATTAAATAAAGAAAAAGAAGGCCAAAAGGTTTTAGCTGATTACGAATCACGTATGAAAGATTTAAAAGGCAAACTTGGCGATAAAGTAAATCAAGAAATTTCTATGGTACGTTTTATGCCTGGTGATGTTCGTATTTATCATGGCGATACATTCTCTGGTGTTATTTTAAAAGAACTTGGATTTAAACGTCCTGGAGATCAAAACAAAGATGATTTCGCAGAACGCAATATATCTAAAGAGCGTATTTCTGCAATGGATGGTGATGTATTATTCTACTTCACATTCGATAAAGGCAACGAGAAAAAAGGCTCTGAACTAGAAAAAGAATATATAAACGATCCTCTATTTAAAAACTTAAATGCAGTAAAGAATGGAAAAGCATACAAAGTTGACGATGTTATTTGGAATACAGCTGGTGGTGTAATGGCCGCTAACCTACTACTAGATGATATTGAAAAACGCTTTGTTAAATAA
- a CDS encoding iron ABC transporter permease has protein sequence MLLKTNQAKWIGLFVGIIAVVICIWGSIIFGYTNTSWKLALDAFFHFNGSNEHIIIQNVRLPRALIAASVGASLAVAGCLMQTLTNNPLASPDFIGLNSGAAFFIVVAIVIFSVTSLSAFTWIAFLGAAIAAVLVFTSSSLGKEGTTPLKLTLAGVAISALFSSLTQGLLVLNEKAMEEVLFWLAGSVQGRKIEILQSVFPYLLVGWIASLMMAGKVNTLMMGEDVAKGLGQRTILMKSFVLLIIVLLSGGSVAVAGPIGFIGIVTPHFSRALVGVDHRWIVPYSGLLGAMLLLFADIAARYVIMPQEVPVGVMTAFIGAPFFIYIARKRGLSK, from the coding sequence ATGTTATTAAAAACAAATCAAGCAAAATGGATTGGATTATTTGTTGGAATCATTGCAGTCGTTATTTGTATTTGGGGAAGTATTATTTTCGGATATACAAATACGAGTTGGAAATTAGCGCTAGATGCTTTTTTCCATTTTAATGGTTCCAATGAACATATTATTATTCAAAATGTGCGTCTGCCAAGGGCGTTAATTGCGGCTAGTGTTGGTGCTAGTTTAGCCGTTGCAGGTTGTCTTATGCAAACTTTAACTAATAATCCACTTGCTTCTCCAGATTTTATTGGATTAAATTCAGGCGCTGCGTTCTTCATAGTTGTAGCAATTGTTATTTTTTCCGTGACATCATTATCAGCTTTCACGTGGATTGCCTTTTTAGGAGCGGCAATTGCAGCTGTACTTGTATTTACTTCTAGTTCTTTAGGAAAAGAAGGGACGACTCCTCTTAAACTAACATTAGCAGGTGTCGCGATAAGTGCTTTATTTTCATCATTAACACAAGGGTTACTTGTTTTAAATGAAAAGGCGATGGAAGAAGTATTGTTTTGGCTTGCCGGATCTGTACAAGGAAGAAAAATAGAAATTTTACAATCTGTATTCCCGTATTTATTAGTAGGCTGGATTGCATCTCTTATGATGGCAGGGAAAGTAAATACATTGATGATGGGAGAAGATGTTGCAAAAGGTCTCGGACAACGAACAATTTTAATGAAATCATTCGTACTACTTATTATTGTACTGTTGTCTGGTGGTTCAGTTGCGGTTGCTGGTCCAATTGGATTTATTGGCATCGTTACTCCTCATTTTTCAAGAGCTCTTGTTGGGGTAGATCACAGGTGGATAGTACCGTATAGCGGGCTGCTGGGTGCCATGCTATTATTATTTGCCGATATAGCGGCACGATATGTCATTATGCCACAAGAAGTACCAGTAGGGGTTATGACAGCGTTTATCGGGGCCCCATTCTTTATTTATATTGCACGTAAGAGAGGGCTTAGCAAATGA
- a CDS encoding iron ABC transporter permease: protein MKKYIPFRIGKEGLSFLMYKRAVLVLFSLLAILIGLFFASAGMGDMKIAPYDVWQAITGNGDAMSNMVVNKFRMPRILIAILVGIALAVAGCILQGLVRNPLASPDIIGITGGASVAVVLFLAIFSDKNNALTVSIHYMPLAAFAGATIVALFVYLFAWKNDGLSPISLVLIGVGFWALTKAATTLFMLLAPIYQASQANVWITGTVYGSSWQNVMVLAPWVLILTVISFITARHLNAQELGDDIAVGLGVPLTKSRVFMLLLSTALIGGAVAFAGGIGFVGLMAPHISRRLVGSLYGALLPVAAIVGAILVLAADLIGRTIFTPLEIPAGVFTSAIGAPYFIYLLYKSRNS, encoded by the coding sequence ATGAAGAAGTATATTCCGTTTCGTATAGGAAAAGAGGGGCTCTCGTTTTTGATGTATAAACGAGCTGTTCTAGTCTTATTCAGTTTACTAGCTATTTTAATAGGATTATTTTTTGCCAGTGCAGGTATGGGAGATATGAAAATTGCTCCTTATGATGTATGGCAAGCGATTACCGGAAATGGCGATGCGATGTCAAATATGGTTGTAAATAAGTTTCGTATGCCGCGTATTTTAATTGCAATCCTTGTAGGAATCGCACTTGCTGTAGCAGGCTGTATTTTACAAGGGCTCGTTAGAAATCCGCTTGCTTCCCCTGATATTATCGGAATTACGGGCGGGGCAAGTGTTGCAGTTGTACTCTTTTTAGCTATATTTAGTGATAAAAACAATGCGCTAACAGTAAGCATTCATTATATGCCGCTCGCAGCTTTTGCTGGAGCGACGATTGTAGCGCTTTTTGTATATTTATTTGCATGGAAAAATGATGGTTTATCACCAATTAGTCTTGTTTTAATTGGTGTTGGATTTTGGGCGTTAACGAAAGCGGCAACAACGTTATTTATGTTGTTAGCGCCAATTTATCAAGCGAGTCAAGCAAATGTATGGATTACAGGTACTGTTTACGGCTCTTCATGGCAAAATGTGATGGTACTTGCGCCTTGGGTGCTCATCTTAACGGTAATATCCTTTATCACTGCTAGACATTTAAATGCACAAGAGCTAGGGGATGATATAGCGGTAGGACTTGGTGTTCCTTTAACGAAGTCGCGTGTATTCATGTTATTACTTAGTACAGCTTTAATTGGCGGGGCAGTTGCCTTTGCCGGAGGGATTGGGTTTGTTGGTTTAATGGCACCTCATATTTCGCGAAGATTAGTTGGTTCTTTATACGGTGCATTACTCCCAGTTGCAGCTATTGTCGGTGCAATTTTAGTACTCGCTGCAGATTTAATTGGGCGCACAATTTTCACACCACTTGAAATTCCAGCAGGGGTATTTACATCAGCAATTGGTGCACCTTATTTTATTTATTTACTTTATAAAAGTCGGAATTCATAA
- a CDS encoding ABC transporter ATP-binding protein: MQKALETKRLTLSYGETIIIDELDLEIPKGEITIFIGSNGCGKSTLLRSLARLLKPTNGDILLDNQALQSMQTKQIARQMAILPQGPQAPEGLTVLQLVKQGRYPYQTWLKQWSEKDEEMVQKALAATGMTEFAERDVHALSGGQRQRAWIAMTLAQDTDIILLDEPTTYLDMTHQIEVLDLLFELNETEKRTIVMVLHDLNLACRYADNIVAIQDKQIYAQGKPEEVVDQKLVRDVFRMECQISADPLFGTPLCIPHGRGRSVRKEAVQAMR; the protein is encoded by the coding sequence ATGCAAAAAGCATTGGAGACGAAACGTTTGACGCTGTCCTATGGTGAAACAATTATTATCGATGAGTTGGATTTAGAAATTCCAAAAGGTGAAATTACAATCTTCATCGGTTCTAACGGTTGTGGAAAATCAACTTTATTACGTTCACTTGCTAGATTATTAAAGCCAACAAATGGTGACATTTTGTTAGATAATCAAGCTTTACAAAGTATGCAAACGAAGCAAATAGCTCGTCAAATGGCAATTTTACCGCAAGGACCTCAAGCACCAGAAGGGCTGACAGTATTACAACTTGTAAAGCAAGGACGTTATCCATATCAAACTTGGTTAAAGCAATGGTCAGAAAAAGACGAGGAAATGGTACAGAAGGCACTTGCAGCAACAGGCATGACAGAATTTGCTGAGCGTGATGTGCATGCTCTTTCAGGTGGACAACGTCAACGTGCTTGGATTGCAATGACCCTTGCACAAGATACCGATATTATTTTACTGGATGAGCCGACTACATATTTAGATATGACTCACCAAATTGAAGTGTTAGATTTATTATTCGAATTAAATGAAACAGAGAAAAGAACGATTGTTATGGTATTGCACGATTTGAACTTGGCATGCCGTTATGCAGACAACATTGTAGCTATTCAAGATAAACAAATATATGCGCAAGGTAAACCAGAAGAAGTTGTTGATCAAAAGTTAGTTCGTGATGTATTCCGTATGGAGTGTCAAATAAGCGCTGATCCGTTATTTGGAACACCGCTCTGTATCCCGCACGGAAGAGGAAGAAGTGTACGTAAAGAAGCTGTTCAGGCGATGAGATAA
- a CDS encoding glycine C-acetyltransferase codes for MSSKTLAKFLEENLEDLKSKGLYNVIDPLESSNGPIITIGGKEYINLSSNNYLGLATDSRLQEAAIGAIHKYGVGAGAVRTINGTLDLHIKLEETIAKFKHTEAAIAYQSGFNCNMAAISAVMDKNDAILSDELNHASIIDGSRLSRAKIIVYKHSDMEDLRKKAIEAKESGLYNKLMVITDGVFSMDGDIAKLPEIVEIAEELDLMTYVDDAHGSGVLGKGAGTVKHFGLSDKVDFQIGTLSKAIGVIGGYVAGKQNLIDWLKVRSRPFLFSTALTPADAAACMRSIEILMESTELHDRLWENGRYLKQGLKELGFNIGESETPITPCIIGDEVLTQEFSKRLNEEGVYAKSIVFPTVAKGMGRVRNMPTAAHTKEMLDEAIRKYEKVGKEMGII; via the coding sequence ATGTCTAGTAAAACACTTGCGAAATTTTTAGAAGAAAATTTAGAGGATTTAAAATCAAAAGGGCTTTATAACGTAATTGATCCGCTTGAGAGTTCAAATGGACCGATCATTACAATTGGCGGAAAAGAATATATTAACTTATCTTCAAACAACTATCTTGGATTAGCAACAGATAGCCGTTTGCAAGAAGCAGCAATTGGTGCAATTCATAAGTACGGCGTTGGAGCAGGAGCTGTTCGTACAATTAACGGTACTTTAGATTTGCATATTAAATTAGAAGAAACAATTGCAAAGTTTAAACATACAGAAGCAGCAATTGCTTATCAATCAGGGTTTAATTGTAATATGGCAGCGATTTCAGCTGTTATGGATAAAAATGATGCGATTCTTTCAGATGAATTAAACCACGCATCTATTATTGATGGTAGTCGTCTATCAAGAGCGAAAATCATCGTTTATAAGCATTCTGATATGGAAGATTTACGCAAAAAAGCAATCGAGGCAAAAGAATCAGGTCTTTATAATAAATTAATGGTTATTACAGACGGTGTTTTCTCAATGGATGGAGATATTGCAAAATTACCAGAGATTGTTGAAATTGCAGAAGAGCTGGATTTAATGACATATGTAGATGATGCACACGGTTCAGGTGTACTTGGCAAAGGTGCAGGTACTGTAAAACATTTCGGCCTTTCTGATAAAGTTGATTTCCAAATTGGTACATTATCAAAAGCAATTGGGGTAATTGGTGGATATGTAGCTGGGAAACAAAACTTAATCGATTGGTTAAAAGTGCGTTCACGTCCATTCTTATTCTCAACGGCTTTAACACCAGCTGATGCAGCTGCTTGTATGAGATCAATTGAAATTCTAATGGAAAGCACAGAGTTACACGATCGTTTATGGGAAAATGGTCGCTACTTAAAACAAGGGTTAAAAGAACTTGGCTTTAACATTGGAGAAAGTGAAACACCAATTACACCTTGTATTATCGGTGATGAAGTATTAACACAAGAATTTAGTAAACGTTTAAATGAAGAAGGCGTTTACGCAAAATCTATCGTATTCCCAACCGTAGCAAAAGGAATGGGACGTGTTCGTAATATGCCTACAGCAGCCCATACGAAAGAAATGTTAGATGAAGCAATTCGTAAGTATGAAAAAGTAGGGAAAGAAATGGGCATCATTTAA
- a CDS encoding L-threonine 3-dehydrogenase, producing the protein MKKILVTGSLGQIGSELVMKLRDVYGASNVIATDIRETDSEVVTSGPFEMLDVTDGQKLHDIAKRNEVDTIIHLAALLSATAEKNPLFAWNLNMGGLVNALEAARELNCKFFTPSSIGAFGPSTPKDNTPQDTIQRPTTMYGVNKVAGELLCDYYHQKFGVDTRGVRFPGLISYVAPPGGGTTDYAVEIYYEAIKKGAYTSYIAEGTYMDMMYMPDALQAIISLMEADPNKLVHRNAFNITAMSFEPEQIAASIRKHIPAFTMDYAVDPARQTIADSWPNSIDATAAMKEWGFKAEYDLDKMTTDMLAKLKKKLATELVMN; encoded by the coding sequence ATGAAAAAAATTCTAGTAACCGGTTCTTTAGGGCAAATTGGTTCTGAACTAGTAATGAAACTTCGTGATGTATACGGTGCATCGAACGTTATTGCAACAGATATTCGTGAAACAGATAGTGAAGTAGTAACGTCTGGTCCATTTGAAATGTTAGATGTAACGGATGGACAAAAATTACATGATATTGCAAAGCGTAATGAAGTAGATACAATTATTCATTTAGCGGCTTTACTTTCAGCAACTGCAGAAAAAAATCCGTTATTTGCTTGGAATCTAAATATGGGCGGGCTTGTAAATGCATTAGAAGCAGCACGTGAATTAAACTGTAAGTTTTTCACGCCAAGTTCTATCGGTGCATTTGGTCCATCAACGCCAAAAGATAATACACCACAAGATACAATTCAGCGTCCTACTACGATGTATGGGGTAAACAAAGTAGCAGGAGAATTACTATGTGATTATTATCATCAAAAGTTTGGCGTTGATACGCGCGGCGTACGTTTCCCAGGCTTAATTTCTTACGTAGCTCCTCCAGGAGGCGGAACAACTGACTATGCAGTTGAAATTTATTATGAGGCGATTAAAAAAGGCGCATACACCTCATACATTGCAGAGGGAACATACATGGATATGATGTATATGCCTGATGCTTTACAAGCGATCATTTCATTAATGGAAGCTGATCCAAATAAATTAGTGCATAGAAATGCATTTAACATTACAGCAATGAGCTTCGAGCCAGAGCAAATCGCAGCATCAATTCGTAAACACATCCCAGCGTTTACGATGGATTACGCTGTAGATCCTGCTCGTCAAACAATCGCTGATAGCTGGCCAAACTCTATTGATGCAACAGCAGCAATGAAAGAGTGGGGCTTTAAAGCAGAATATGATTTAGACAAAATGACAACTGACATGCTGGCTAAGTTAAAAAAAAAGCTTGCAACTGAGTTAGTGATGAATTAA
- the pyrE gene encoding orotate phosphoribosyltransferase: MEKWELAKEIYNTSRLTGTFKLRSGKVSNQYFDKYLFESNPVLLLEIAKQLKELIPPETEVLAGLEMGGVPVATALSLQTGIPVVFVRKEAKKYGTCKLAEGVDITGKNVCVVEDVITTGGQILLSTKDLRELGAKVNHVLGVIERTKEGRDNLLEDGLQLHSLFTMAELIEGEKQHAKS; the protein is encoded by the coding sequence ATGGAGAAATGGGAGTTAGCAAAGGAAATTTATAATACGTCGCGTTTAACGGGAACATTTAAGCTTCGCTCAGGAAAAGTATCAAATCAATACTTTGATAAGTACTTATTCGAATCTAATCCAGTACTGTTATTAGAAATTGCTAAACAATTGAAAGAGCTCATTCCTCCTGAAACAGAAGTATTAGCAGGATTGGAGATGGGAGGAGTTCCAGTAGCAACAGCATTATCTTTACAAACAGGTATACCAGTTGTATTTGTGAGAAAAGAAGCGAAGAAGTATGGAACATGTAAGTTAGCAGAGGGCGTTGATATTACTGGGAAAAATGTTTGTGTTGTTGAAGATGTCATTACGACAGGCGGTCAAATATTATTAAGCACGAAAGATTTAAGAGAACTAGGTGCGAAAGTCAATCATGTTTTAGGTGTAATCGAACGAACAAAAGAAGGCAGAGATAACTTATTAGAAGATGGATTGCAGTTACATTCCTTATTTACAATGGCTGAGTTAATTGAAGGAGAAAAGCAACATGCAAAGAGTTGA
- a CDS encoding NUDIX hydrolase, with product MQRVDVVYALIYDSEKDKILMVHNVEQNVWSLPGGAVEKGETLEQALVREVKEETGLNAVTGGLVAINEKFFEKQGNHALLFTFQANVVTGKLGAEDEGEISAIEWVDRKIANERFPFYDGGFEPLLEVAIPYKFQPETK from the coding sequence ATGCAAAGAGTTGATGTTGTATATGCACTAATATACGATAGCGAAAAAGATAAAATACTAATGGTACATAATGTAGAACAAAACGTTTGGTCATTACCAGGCGGGGCTGTTGAAAAAGGAGAAACATTAGAGCAAGCGCTAGTAAGAGAAGTGAAAGAAGAAACAGGCTTGAACGCTGTAACAGGTGGACTTGTTGCAATAAATGAGAAATTTTTTGAGAAGCAAGGTAATCATGCGTTATTGTTTACATTCCAAGCAAATGTAGTAACAGGTAAACTGGGTGCAGAAGATGAAGGAGAAATTTCAGCAATCGAGTGGGTGGATAGGAAAATTGCAAATGAGCGATTCCCATTCTATGACGGAGGATTCGAACCATTGTTAGAAGTAGCCATTCCGTACAAGTTTCAACCAGAAACAAAATGA